The stretch of DNA ACCATCTCAGGATCAAGAGCTGACGTTGGTTCGTCGAACAGAAGCACCTGGGGATTCATAGCCAGTGCTCTGGCGATAGCGACCCTCTGCTTCTGTCCGCCAGAAAGCTTTCCGGGATAAACATCGGCTTTTTCTTCAAGCCCGACTCTTTTCAAAAGATCTCTTGCCTTCTGGTCAGCCTCTGTCGCATTCCATTTGCCAAGACGTACCGGCGCAAGAGTGATATTTTTTAATACTGTCATATTGGGGAACAGATTAAAATGCTGAAAAACCATTCCCACATTTTCCCTGAATTTATCTACATTCAGCTTCGGATCCAGGAGCTGCTGTCCGTTTACAGTGATCTCGCCTTCCTCCGGTTTTTCCAGAAGATTCAGGCAGCGCAGAAAAGTAGATTTTCCGGAGCCGGACGGACCGATGATGCAGATACACTCACCCTTGTTTACATGAGTTGTGATTCCCTTTAATACGTGTACATCCCCGAAGGATTTTTTCAGATTTTTAACATCAATCACTTTCTCTCAGTCTCCTTTCAAATCTCTTCAGCAGAAGGCTCAGGCACTTCACGATCAGATAGTACATGATACCTGCAACGATCAGCGGTATGAACAT from Blautia sp. SC05B48 encodes:
- a CDS encoding amino acid ABC transporter ATP-binding protein, translating into MIDVKNLKKSFGDVHVLKGITTHVNKGECICIIGPSGSGKSTFLRCLNLLEKPEEGEITVNGQQLLDPKLNVDKFRENVGMVFQHFNLFPNMTVLKNITLAPVRLGKWNATEADQKARDLLKRVGLEEKADVYPGKLSGGQKQRVAIARALAMNPQVLLFDEPTSALDPEMVGEVLEVMKELAKEGMTMLVVTHEMGFAREVSDRVLFMDDGVILEDRNPKELFSNPREERTKEFLSKVL